Proteins encoded by one window of Actinomycetota bacterium:
- a CDS encoding DNA-3-methyladenine glycosylase, producing MSIELDPSWGVLAPWANQDRGRVPLPTAFFDRDPREVAPDLLGCLLSSRAGGVETGGVIVETEAYLGRDDPGSHAATRGVTKRNAVMYGPPGTAYVYFTYGNHHMLNLVCCRNGTAGAVLVRALEPVYGLVAMRDRRHGRHGRDITNGPGKLAAALGVDLTDNGTVLADGRLIVYDGAVPPGEIAVSGRIGLSAGHELHMRYYVRASEFVSRGRTDPSARDCRTDGQPA from the coding sequence ATGAGCATCGAGCTCGACCCCTCCTGGGGAGTCCTCGCACCGTGGGCGAACCAGGACCGCGGGCGTGTCCCGCTGCCAACCGCGTTCTTCGATCGCGACCCGCGCGAGGTCGCCCCGGATCTCCTTGGCTGCCTGCTCTCGAGCAGAGCGGGGGGAGTCGAAACGGGAGGCGTGATCGTCGAGACGGAAGCGTACCTTGGTAGAGACGACCCCGGCAGCCACGCCGCGACGAGGGGTGTCACGAAGCGCAATGCTGTGATGTACGGGCCCCCTGGCACGGCGTACGTGTACTTCACATACGGGAACCACCACATGTTGAACCTCGTGTGCTGTCGGAACGGGACTGCCGGCGCCGTGCTCGTGCGGGCGCTGGAGCCAGTCTACGGCCTTGTGGCCATGCGCGACCGTCGCCATGGACGGCACGGACGCGATATCACCAATGGTCCCGGCAAGCTCGCAGCTGCACTCGGGGTCGACCTCACGGACAACGGCACCGTTCTCGCAGATGGCAGACTCATCGTGTACGATGGCGCGGTGCCGCCAGGGGAGATCGCGGTGTCCGGTCGCATCGGTCTGTCCGCAGGGCATGAACTGCATATGCGCTACTACGTCCGAGCGAGCGAGTTCGTGTCGAGGGGTCGCACCGATCCTTCCGCGAGGGATTGCCGGACGGATGGCCAGCCTGCTTGA
- a CDS encoding NGG1p interacting factor NIF3 encodes MSVTLGDIYRIAVEKGVAEDARDRSEIDRLLAEARKTFDKLDDDEKEFFDSERLTNPYSDTRICCGDPDLEVRGIITGVDMEVGEVLLADRLRERGDRIDLILAHHPEGPGYANLHEVMGMQADLWAAEGVSIAAGDALMAPRAEEIRRRIMPVNHYRAIDAACVLDIAVMSCHTPADNSVNSFVQRFLDAEKPATLDKVVKALRTIPEYADAARKGYGPALVQGSGSARPGRMVADMTGGTEGPKEALDRLSQAGVGTLVGMHYSEEHRKRAEELKLNLVIAGHISSDTLGMNLVLDEIEKAGDVEIITVSGMIRVKR; translated from the coding sequence ATGAGTGTCACACTTGGAGACATCTATCGCATCGCCGTCGAGAAGGGTGTCGCCGAGGACGCGCGCGACCGCTCCGAGATCGACAGGCTGCTCGCCGAAGCCCGGAAGACGTTCGACAAGCTGGACGATGACGAGAAGGAGTTCTTCGACTCCGAGAGACTCACGAACCCGTACTCGGACACGCGCATCTGTTGCGGAGACCCCGACTTGGAGGTCCGCGGCATCATCACCGGGGTCGACATGGAGGTCGGGGAGGTTCTCCTCGCGGACCGGCTTCGAGAGAGGGGTGACCGCATCGACCTGATCCTCGCGCACCACCCGGAGGGTCCCGGGTATGCGAACCTCCACGAAGTCATGGGAATGCAGGCCGACCTATGGGCCGCGGAAGGTGTGAGCATAGCGGCAGGTGATGCTCTGATGGCGCCGCGTGCCGAGGAGATCCGCCGCCGGATCATGCCGGTCAACCACTACCGGGCAATCGATGCTGCGTGCGTGCTCGACATCGCCGTGATGTCTTGCCACACCCCAGCCGACAACTCGGTCAACTCGTTCGTCCAGCGCTTCCTCGATGCCGAGAAGCCTGCCACGCTCGACAAAGTCGTCAAAGCACTCCGCACGATTCCGGAGTACGCCGATGCTGCACGGAAGGGCTACGGGCCCGCGCTCGTTCAGGGAAGCGGCTCCGCCCGTCCCGGGAGGATGGTCGCCGACATGACCGGCGGGACCGAGGGACCGAAAGAGGCGCTCGATCGCCTCTCGCAGGCCGGGGTCGGGACGCTCGTCGGCATGCACTACTCCGAAGAACACAGGAAGCGCGCCGAGGAGCTCAAACTGAACCTTGTGATTGCGGGACACATCTCCTCGGACACGCTCGGCATGAACCTTGTGCTCGACGAGATCGAGAAGGCCGGAGACGTCGAGATCATCACAGTCTCGGGCATGATTCGCGTCAAGAGGTAG
- a CDS encoding PBP1A family penicillin-binding protein, translating into MSSRRRRIRRRGSSGAGRYVVRGSILAVVALLILVLAGALTAYGVMQDWLDELPDYEAPDAFNVAQATKIYSADGTLLARLYLEDRTVVPMSKIATDLVNAVVAVEDERFYQHQGVDLYGIARAAVKDIISGNLDEGASTITQQYIRNTVLLNERTDISARRKVREAFLAIELEKRKTKSEILELYLNAIYFGEGAHGAQAASRVFFSKNADDLTLPEAALLAGLPQQPSRLSPYDNPEGALKRRDEVLRHMLDQGRITRAAFDEAIATPLELKRAEQPNEGIFKTPYFVAHVKKVLQQKFDQATVFQGGLTVHTTIDLKRQKMAEDAVKSQLGKKSDPDVALVSIDPRNGHIVALVGGRDYDKNKFNLATQGKRQPGSSFKTFVLVTALKEGMPPYRYVDSSSPAKIPSNPVWIVGNSEGSGRGRITLESGTRSSVNTVFARLIWELNDKDSTGAEKVAETAHDMGITSKMPPYPSIALGAQNVTPLEMASAYGTLATNGKHVPATAITKVVDAHGKTIYKADDEGEQVLKPEIAYAATSILKGVITGGTARRAQIGRPAAGKTGTSQNYRDAWFVGYTPQLVTSVWVGYYKTERSMRYVNGVRGFGGTLAAPIWAKYMSAALKNEPKLDFPKQKKPRYTWKSDWDQNKEIEVPGVVGLTLKAAQALLAEADLKLSSKTDYSSTVPKGRIISQSPKAGGKAKLGSTVGVVVSGGKKPAAPQPGKPPTQTVEPTATP; encoded by the coding sequence ATGTCAAGTCGGCGCAGACGCATCCGGCGACGCGGTAGCAGCGGCGCGGGTAGATATGTGGTTCGCGGGAGCATTCTTGCTGTCGTTGCGCTGCTGATCCTCGTGCTTGCCGGGGCTCTCACGGCCTACGGCGTGATGCAGGATTGGCTTGATGAACTCCCCGACTACGAAGCACCAGATGCGTTCAATGTCGCCCAGGCAACGAAGATCTACTCGGCCGATGGAACGCTCCTTGCGCGCCTCTACCTCGAGGACCGAACCGTAGTACCCATGTCCAAGATAGCGACCGACCTGGTGAACGCCGTCGTCGCGGTCGAGGACGAGCGATTCTACCAGCACCAGGGAGTCGACCTCTACGGTATTGCCCGTGCTGCGGTGAAAGACATCATCTCGGGGAACCTCGATGAAGGTGCGTCCACGATCACACAACAGTACATCCGCAACACCGTTCTGCTGAACGAGCGTACGGACATCTCCGCACGCCGCAAGGTGCGCGAAGCCTTCCTGGCGATCGAGCTTGAGAAACGCAAGACGAAGTCAGAGATCCTCGAGTTGTACCTCAACGCCATCTACTTCGGCGAGGGTGCGCACGGTGCTCAGGCAGCGTCCCGGGTGTTCTTCTCCAAGAACGCGGACGATCTCACGCTGCCAGAAGCTGCACTTCTGGCGGGCCTCCCACAGCAGCCGAGCAGGCTGTCGCCATACGACAACCCCGAAGGTGCCCTCAAACGCAGGGACGAGGTCTTGAGGCACATGCTCGATCAGGGCCGTATCACGAGGGCGGCCTTCGACGAAGCCATCGCCACTCCGCTCGAGCTCAAGCGCGCCGAACAACCCAACGAAGGCATCTTCAAGACGCCCTATTTCGTTGCCCACGTCAAGAAGGTCCTCCAGCAGAAGTTCGACCAGGCGACCGTGTTCCAGGGCGGCCTGACCGTTCACACCACAATCGACCTCAAACGCCAGAAGATGGCCGAAGACGCGGTGAAATCCCAGCTCGGCAAGAAGAGCGATCCCGACGTCGCACTCGTGTCCATCGACCCACGAAACGGTCACATCGTCGCGCTGGTCGGCGGACGAGACTACGACAAGAACAAGTTCAACCTCGCCACCCAAGGAAAGAGACAACCCGGATCGTCCTTCAAGACGTTCGTGCTCGTAACGGCGCTCAAGGAGGGCATGCCGCCCTACCGGTACGTCGATTCGTCCTCTCCGGCCAAGATCCCCTCCAACCCCGTCTGGATCGTTGGGAACAGCGAAGGCTCCGGCAGGGGTCGCATCACGTTGGAGTCAGGAACGCGCTCCTCGGTCAACACGGTATTCGCCCGGCTGATATGGGAGCTGAACGACAAAGACTCGACCGGTGCCGAGAAGGTAGCGGAAACCGCGCACGACATGGGGATAACCTCGAAGATGCCCCCCTACCCATCGATTGCTCTCGGGGCCCAGAACGTCACGCCCCTCGAGATGGCATCGGCATACGGCACGCTTGCGACAAACGGGAAGCATGTCCCCGCCACCGCGATAACGAAAGTGGTCGATGCGCACGGCAAGACGATCTACAAAGCCGACGACGAAGGTGAACAGGTGCTCAAGCCGGAGATCGCCTATGCGGCGACGTCTATCCTCAAGGGAGTCATTACCGGCGGCACAGCCAGGCGGGCACAGATCGGACGTCCCGCCGCCGGCAAGACCGGCACGAGCCAGAACTACCGCGATGCCTGGTTCGTGGGCTACACCCCGCAACTCGTGACCTCAGTCTGGGTCGGCTACTACAAGACAGAGAGATCGATGCGCTACGTCAACGGTGTGCGAGGATTCGGAGGCACGCTCGCCGCGCCGATCTGGGCGAAGTACATGAGCGCTGCCCTCAAGAACGAGCCCAAACTCGACTTTCCAAAGCAGAAGAAACCCAGGTACACCTGGAAGAGCGACTGGGACCAGAACAAGGAGATCGAAGTCCCCGGGGTCGTAGGACTTACGCTCAAAGCGGCGCAGGCCCTGCTCGCAGAGGCCGACCTGAAGCTGTCCTCCAAGACTGACTACTCAAGCACCGTGCCCAAGGGCAGAATCATCTCACAGAGTCCGAAGGCCGGCGGCAAGGCCAAGCTAGGCAGCACGGTGGGGGTTGTTGTATCGGGCGGCAAGAAGCCCGCTGCGCCACAGCCGGGCAAGCCTCCGACGCAGACCGTCGAACCCACGGCGACCCCGTAG